The following coding sequences are from one Lysinibacillus sp. FSL W8-0992 window:
- the guaA gene encoding glutamine-hydrolyzing GMP synthase codes for MSASPLLKEQEKIVVLDFGSQFNQLITRRIREFGVFSELHPHTITAEEIKEMNATGIIFSGGPNSVYDENAFHVDQAIFELGLPILGICYGMQLMAYTQGGKVEGAETREYGKAEIQVTATNKLFGELPTEQIVWMSHGDHVTEVPAGFEIIATSASCPIAAMANVERKLYAVQFHPEVRHSVYGNDLLRQFVFDICGAKGDWSMANFIEIEIAKIREIVGDKKVLCALSGGVDSSVVAVLIHKAIGDQLTCMFVDHNLNRKGEVEQVMKTFTEDFDMNLIKIDARQRFMDKLAGVSDPEKKRKIIGNEFIYVFDEEASKLEGMDFLAQGTLYTDIIESGTSTAQTIKSHHNVGGLPEDMQFKLIEPLKTLFKDEVRALGLELGLDEKIVWRQPFPGPGLGIRVLGEVTEEKLEIVRESDFILREEIAKAGLERDVWQYFTVLPDIRSVGVMGDARTYDYAIGIRAVTSIDGMTSDWARIPWDVLEKISVRLVNEVKHVNRVLYDITSKPPATIEWE; via the coding sequence TTGTCAGCAAGCCCTTTATTAAAAGAGCAAGAAAAAATCGTCGTTCTAGACTTCGGTAGCCAATTTAACCAATTAATTACGCGTCGTATTCGTGAGTTCGGTGTCTTCAGTGAATTACATCCACATACGATTACAGCAGAAGAAATTAAAGAAATGAACGCAACAGGTATCATCTTTTCTGGCGGTCCTAACTCAGTTTATGATGAGAATGCTTTCCATGTAGATCAAGCCATTTTTGAATTAGGCTTACCAATCCTAGGTATTTGCTATGGTATGCAATTAATGGCTTATACTCAAGGCGGTAAAGTTGAAGGCGCTGAAACACGTGAATACGGTAAAGCGGAAATTCAAGTGACTGCTACAAATAAATTATTCGGTGAATTACCAACAGAACAAATCGTCTGGATGAGCCATGGCGACCACGTAACAGAAGTACCTGCTGGCTTTGAAATCATCGCAACAAGTGCATCATGCCCTATTGCTGCTATGGCAAACGTAGAACGTAAATTATATGCAGTACAATTCCACCCAGAAGTTCGTCACTCTGTATACGGTAACGATTTACTACGTCAATTCGTATTCGATATTTGTGGTGCTAAAGGCGATTGGTCAATGGCAAACTTTATCGAAATTGAAATCGCAAAAATTCGCGAAATTGTTGGCGATAAAAAAGTATTATGTGCACTTTCAGGCGGAGTAGACTCTTCTGTTGTTGCAGTACTTATTCATAAAGCAATTGGTGATCAACTTACATGTATGTTCGTAGACCACAACTTAAACCGTAAAGGTGAAGTTGAACAGGTTATGAAAACTTTCACGGAAGATTTCGATATGAACCTAATTAAGATTGATGCACGTCAACGCTTCATGGACAAACTTGCAGGTGTGTCTGATCCAGAGAAAAAACGTAAAATTATCGGTAACGAGTTTATTTACGTGTTCGATGAAGAAGCTTCAAAACTAGAAGGTATGGATTTCCTTGCACAAGGAACTTTATACACAGACATCATTGAATCTGGTACTTCTACTGCTCAAACAATTAAATCTCACCATAACGTAGGTGGTCTTCCAGAAGACATGCAGTTCAAATTGATTGAGCCATTAAAAACATTATTTAAAGACGAAGTTCGTGCACTTGGCTTAGAGCTTGGTCTTGACGAAAAAATCGTTTGGCGTCAACCATTCCCAGGTCCTGGTTTAGGTATTCGTGTACTTGGTGAAGTAACAGAAGAAAAACTTGAAATTGTTCGTGAATCTGACTTCATCTTACGTGAAGAAATCGCAAAAGCTGGCCTTGAACGCGACGTTTGGCAATACTTCACGGTATTACCTGATATCCGTTCAGTAGGTGTAATGGGCGATGCTCGTACGTATGACTACGCAATCGGTATCCGTGCAGTAACGTCTATCGACGGTATGACTTCTGACTGGGCACGTATCCCTTGGGATGTTCTAGAAAAAATTTCTGTACGCCTAGTAAACGAAGTAAAACACGTAAACCGCGTGCTGTATGATATTACTTCTAAGCCACCAGCAACAATTGAGTGGGAATGA
- a CDS encoding NAD synthetase, protein MRTSSVSATTNSTFRNEQQYLHAGDLSHDFSHNAQQRFKKSIQKIKDKKLLNKKRQIQQQRHNKIEATFVDSEGNVQIHNELNETAGKLSRLSKLKKRHNSYRTSI, encoded by the coding sequence ATGAGGACTTCTAGTGTAAGTGCGACGACAAATAGTACTTTTCGTAATGAACAACAGTATTTACATGCTGGTGATCTTAGTCATGACTTTAGCCATAACGCACAGCAACGATTTAAAAAAAGTATTCAAAAAATTAAAGATAAAAAACTACTAAATAAGAAGAGACAAATTCAACAACAACGTCACAATAAAATTGAGGCTACTTTTGTTGATAGTGAAGGCAACGTACAAATTCATAATGAACTAAATGAAACAGCTGGAAAGCTGAGCCGTCTTAGCAAGCTAAAGAAGCGCCACAATAGTTACCGAACTTCCATATAA
- a CDS encoding AAA family ATPase, giving the protein MNLQIQMVLENIEKVMIGKREVAELSIVALLAQGHVLLEDVPGVGKTMMVRALAKSFDAQFKRIQFTPDLLPSDVVGVSIYNPKTMEFEFRPGPIMGDVVLADEINRTSPKTQSALLEAMEEASITIDGNTLEINQPFFVMATQNPIEHEGTYPLPEAQLDRFLLKIKMGYPTRGQEVEILRRAENGKSIEKIDAVLTLAQLIELQELVQGVYVEDSVKNYMVELASQTRENNYVYLGVSPRATIALMKASQAYAFMKGRSYVIPDDVQHLAPYVFSHRLVLKPDARYDDVTAEEIIERILAKTPVPTKRFAEK; this is encoded by the coding sequence ATGAATTTACAAATACAAATGGTATTAGAAAATATAGAAAAAGTAATGATTGGGAAGAGGGAGGTTGCTGAACTTAGTATCGTCGCTTTGCTTGCCCAAGGTCATGTATTACTTGAAGATGTGCCTGGAGTGGGTAAGACAATGATGGTGCGTGCACTTGCCAAATCATTCGATGCTCAGTTTAAACGTATTCAGTTTACACCAGATTTACTGCCATCAGATGTTGTAGGTGTTTCTATTTATAACCCTAAAACAATGGAATTTGAATTTCGACCAGGACCAATTATGGGTGATGTAGTATTAGCTGATGAAATTAATAGAACATCACCTAAAACACAATCAGCGTTACTTGAGGCAATGGAGGAAGCGTCAATTACAATAGACGGCAATACACTTGAAATTAACCAGCCATTTTTCGTTATGGCTACGCAAAATCCGATTGAACATGAGGGGACGTATCCACTGCCAGAGGCGCAGCTCGATCGTTTTTTACTGAAAATAAAAATGGGCTATCCAACTAGAGGACAGGAAGTAGAAATATTGCGACGTGCAGAAAACGGTAAGTCCATTGAAAAAATTGATGCTGTACTTACGCTTGCGCAATTAATTGAATTACAGGAGCTTGTGCAAGGTGTGTATGTCGAAGACTCCGTAAAAAACTACATGGTTGAGCTTGCTTCTCAAACGAGAGAGAATAACTATGTGTATTTAGGGGTTAGTCCTCGCGCAACAATTGCTTTGATGAAGGCATCGCAGGCGTATGCGTTTATGAAAGGGCGTAGCTATGTAATACCAGATGATGTTCAACATTTGGCGCCATATGTTTTTAGTCACCGATTAGTGCTTAAGCCAGATGCACGCTATGATGATGTAACAGCAGAGGAAATTATTGAGCGTATTTTGGCGAAAACCCCTGTGCCAACAAAGAGGTTTGCAGAGAAATGA
- the nadE gene encoding ammonia-dependent NAD(+) synthetase translates to MALQQQIIKELSVLPTIDAQEEIRKSIDFLKAYARRYSFVKGFVLGISGGQDSTLTGKLAQLAIDELNAEAGEEKYSFWAVRLPYGVQMDEQDCQDAIDFIKPTNTYTVNIKEAVDASVRALENAGVTLSDFVKGNEKARERMKVQFSIAAMNSAVVLGTDHAAEAITGFYTKFGDGGADLMPIFRLNKRQGKQLLAALDCPEHLYLKVPTADLEENRPSLPDEVALGLTYEQIDDYLEGKEIPKDARETLEQHYLRSQHKRHMPITIFDDFWK, encoded by the coding sequence ATGGCATTACAACAACAAATAATTAAAGAATTAAGCGTTTTGCCAACAATTGATGCACAGGAAGAAATTCGTAAATCCATTGATTTTTTAAAGGCATATGCACGTCGATATAGCTTTGTAAAAGGATTTGTGCTTGGTATATCTGGTGGACAAGATTCTACTTTAACTGGGAAATTAGCACAACTAGCTATTGATGAGTTAAATGCTGAAGCGGGCGAGGAGAAATATTCATTTTGGGCAGTGCGTTTGCCATATGGTGTTCAAATGGATGAACAGGACTGTCAGGACGCTATTGATTTTATTAAGCCTACGAATACTTACACAGTGAATATTAAGGAAGCAGTCGATGCCAGTGTACGTGCTTTAGAAAATGCCGGTGTTACACTTAGCGATTTTGTAAAAGGGAATGAAAAAGCACGTGAGCGCATGAAAGTGCAATTTTCTATTGCTGCTATGAATAGTGCAGTCGTTTTAGGAACAGACCATGCAGCAGAGGCAATTACAGGTTTCTATACAAAGTTTGGTGATGGTGGGGCAGATTTAATGCCTATTTTCCGTCTTAACAAGCGTCAGGGAAAACAATTGTTAGCTGCGCTTGATTGCCCTGAGCATCTGTATTTGAAAGTGCCGACAGCAGACTTGGAGGAAAACCGCCCATCTCTACCAGACGAAGTGGCGCTTGGTTTAACATATGAGCAAATTGATGATTATTTAGAAGGGAAGGAAATTCCTAAGGATGCTCGTGAAACACTAGAGCAGCACTATTTGCGATCTCAACATAAACGTCATATGCCTATCACAATTTTTGATGATTTTTGGAAATAA
- a CDS encoding transglutaminase TgpA family protein, with translation MKKSLESFIELAIAYLIIFFILREWLIPVMQLTNTGVSHLFLIFIGLALVLCLFKVRPLLSGLVKLGYITWFVIFVYSENPFFSGHTIPFLVNEVTLNMVNIFSGNFGQVSDAFRTVLFLALIWMLIYLIHHWITVHHNIFYFFVLTVFFIATLDTFSEYNGKPAIIKVVVLGLIMTGVLFLKRLRLQVDAPSDLVRKWKIILPMLISVALVSMVAFFLPKAGPTWADPVPFIKGVTGQGGVGDGQKTVGYSDDDSRLGGPYKGDNTLIFTATSRDRHYWRIDTKDTYTSKGWVLSGEYIGEAVFENDTPIFTSLPVGPTQNERQIQMKMAVPMPFLIQTYGMLSVSAEEPTLYVQDGQTEKIVTKQPSGELVTMSNGSNKLLSSYTISYSEPNYSLQQLQTSEPAMLETLDSSYNRFLQLPDTLPQRVQDLAIDITRNKTSIYEKIKAIEGYFSKGDFSYDKTAAAYPSENQDYVDQFLFDTKVGYCDNFSTSMVVMLRSIGIPARWVKGFAPGNAGGVSDGYRKYTITNDNAHSWVEAYVPGTGWIEFEPTIGFSGNVNINYDLQRDVPQQEQELQPEEKTEQQQKKDQPTKKTTTQSAFSFDSVWTWIKTLKYVWLALIVLLIIIGVTLFVQRKTWIPKMHVRAYRKKEADWTSFDSSYQALTKQLVRIGLRRKDGETLRVFAERVDAALETEEMRKLTAIYEQHIYSKNTQNVDYVKLRESWEYLINRTIS, from the coding sequence GTGAAAAAATCACTAGAAAGTTTTATTGAATTGGCTATAGCTTATCTCATTATTTTCTTTATATTACGTGAGTGGTTAATACCAGTAATGCAATTAACAAATACAGGTGTAAGTCATTTGTTTTTAATTTTTATTGGCTTAGCACTAGTACTGTGCCTATTTAAAGTTCGGCCGTTATTGTCGGGGCTTGTCAAGTTAGGCTACATTACATGGTTCGTTATATTTGTTTATAGCGAGAACCCTTTTTTCTCAGGTCACACTATTCCATTTTTAGTGAATGAAGTGACATTGAATATGGTGAATATTTTTTCGGGTAATTTCGGACAAGTATCAGATGCATTTAGAACAGTACTGTTTTTGGCATTGATCTGGATGTTAATATATTTAATTCACCATTGGATTACGGTACATCATAATATTTTCTATTTCTTCGTACTAACTGTATTTTTCATCGCTACTCTTGATACTTTCAGCGAATATAATGGAAAACCGGCTATTATTAAAGTAGTAGTACTGGGTCTTATTATGACTGGTGTACTTTTCTTAAAACGATTAAGACTCCAAGTTGATGCGCCAAGTGATTTAGTTAGAAAGTGGAAAATTATATTACCGATGTTAATTTCGGTGGCACTCGTTAGTATGGTAGCATTCTTTTTACCAAAAGCAGGGCCTACGTGGGCCGATCCAGTGCCGTTTATTAAAGGCGTTACAGGACAAGGTGGCGTGGGAGATGGTCAAAAAACAGTTGGCTATAGTGATGATGATAGTAGATTAGGTGGCCCGTATAAAGGCGATAATACATTAATTTTCACTGCAACTTCCCGCGACCGTCATTATTGGCGTATAGATACAAAAGATACGTATACATCAAAAGGTTGGGTATTGTCTGGTGAATATATAGGGGAAGCAGTTTTTGAAAATGATACCCCGATCTTTACTTCTCTGCCTGTTGGACCAACACAGAATGAACGCCAAATACAGATGAAGATGGCTGTACCTATGCCATTTTTAATTCAAACGTATGGTATGCTGTCCGTTTCTGCAGAGGAGCCAACATTGTATGTACAGGATGGACAAACGGAAAAAATAGTAACGAAACAACCAAGTGGTGAATTAGTAACTATGAGTAATGGTAGTAATAAATTACTATCAAGTTACACGATATCTTATAGTGAACCAAATTATAGCTTGCAACAACTTCAGACGTCAGAGCCAGCTATGTTAGAAACATTAGATAGTTCCTATAATCGTTTCTTACAATTACCAGATACGCTTCCGCAGCGAGTACAAGATTTAGCAATTGATATTACGCGCAATAAAACATCGATATATGAAAAAATAAAGGCGATAGAAGGGTATTTTTCAAAAGGTGACTTTAGTTATGATAAAACAGCTGCCGCCTATCCTTCGGAAAATCAAGATTATGTAGATCAATTTCTGTTCGATACGAAAGTAGGGTACTGTGATAATTTCTCTACATCAATGGTCGTTATGCTTCGGTCTATTGGTATTCCTGCCCGTTGGGTGAAGGGTTTTGCACCAGGTAATGCAGGTGGAGTATCTGATGGTTATCGTAAATATACGATAACAAATGATAATGCGCATTCATGGGTAGAGGCGTATGTTCCAGGTACAGGCTGGATAGAATTTGAACCTACAATTGGTTTTTCTGGGAATGTTAATATCAATTATGATTTGCAACGAGATGTTCCTCAGCAAGAACAGGAACTGCAACCAGAAGAAAAAACAGAGCAACAACAAAAGAAAGACCAACCAACTAAGAAAACAACTACCCAGTCAGCATTTAGTTTTGATAGTGTATGGACGTGGATAAAAACATTAAAATATGTTTGGTTGGCACTCATTGTTCTGCTAATAATTATTGGTGTGACATTATTTGTACAACGAAAAACATGGATTCCTAAAATGCATGTGCGTGCCTATCGTAAAAAAGAAGCGGATTGGACGAGCTTTGATTCATCTTATCAGGCATTAACGAAACAATTAGTACGTATTGGCTTACGTCGAAAAGATGGCGAGACATTACGAGTGTTTGCTGAACGGGTGGATGCCGCTTTAGAAACGGAAGAAATGCGGAAGTTAACAGCGATATACGAGCAACATATTTATAGCAAGAATACGCAGAATGTTGACTACGTTAAACTGAGAGAAAGTTGGGAATATTTAATCAATCGCACTATCAGTTGA
- a CDS encoding VOC family protein: protein MILGLHHAQITIPKGAEEEGKKFYCNVLGLEEIEKPVSLQGRGGFWLQVDDKEIHVGTEDGFDRLTTKAHLAYQVEDVSYWRRVLVENDIKILDSVPIPNFERFEFRDPFGNRVEIIKAI, encoded by the coding sequence ATGATTCTTGGATTACATCATGCACAGATAACTATTCCGAAAGGTGCTGAAGAAGAAGGTAAGAAATTTTATTGTAATGTGTTAGGATTAGAAGAAATTGAAAAGCCCGTTTCACTTCAAGGGAGAGGGGGCTTTTGGTTACAAGTTGATGATAAAGAGATACATGTAGGAACAGAAGATGGCTTTGATAGATTAACAACGAAAGCCCACTTAGCATACCAAGTAGAAGATGTATCATATTGGAGGAGAGTATTGGTGGAAAATGATATAAAAATATTGGATTCAGTACCAATTCCAAATTTTGAACGTTTTGAGTTTAGAGACCCTTTTGGAAATAGAGTAGAGATTATTAAAGCAATTTAA
- a CDS encoding DUF58 domain-containing protein, producing the protein MKKWRALFEKSKHFLLVSFLMLITFCYAMFQGGFVSWFVFFTVSPFLLYAFIFQLVREDIYRIERKIEPSRVESGQSVNVTISVERKTRFPFAYMLVEELVGSTMLVQSKVQEKDAIKFVGFKKVFNWSYTLESLPRGEHQYLGANIIFYDFFGWAKKRIQIEKEQTVLVYPRVHDMKYATLQAKLDVGSMMAPYSIVKDTSMAIGLREYVPGDRFSWIHWKSFAKTQTLQSKEFEDRQSQELLLMLDEGASPLFEEKIELVASMFKAIVQGRGEISFVSTGTKTKVFTSIQGEKQLDRVMQHLASVKPLENAQFQLRDQQVFQRVATLLYVTSDISDELLHTLGNSVKSCICFVVTQQTETQSDVIKRYKHIQVVYVDPTDYYHLFTEVMKP; encoded by the coding sequence ATGAAGAAGTGGCGTGCTCTTTTTGAGAAAAGTAAACATTTTCTATTAGTGAGCTTTCTAATGCTTATTACGTTTTGCTATGCAATGTTTCAAGGCGGTTTTGTAAGCTGGTTTGTATTTTTCACAGTGAGTCCATTTTTGCTATACGCCTTTATTTTTCAACTTGTTAGGGAGGACATTTACCGTATAGAGCGGAAAATTGAGCCTTCCCGTGTTGAAAGCGGACAATCCGTTAACGTAACAATTAGTGTTGAAAGAAAAACACGATTTCCATTTGCATATATGCTAGTAGAAGAGCTTGTTGGCAGCACGATGCTAGTTCAGTCAAAGGTACAAGAGAAAGACGCTATCAAATTTGTAGGCTTTAAAAAGGTTTTTAATTGGAGTTATACTCTTGAAAGCTTACCGCGCGGTGAACATCAATATTTAGGTGCAAATATAATCTTCTATGATTTTTTCGGATGGGCAAAAAAACGCATTCAGATAGAAAAAGAACAAACAGTTCTTGTCTATCCAAGAGTGCATGATATGAAATATGCTACATTGCAAGCAAAATTAGATGTTGGGTCTATGATGGCTCCTTATTCCATTGTGAAAGACACATCAATGGCTATTGGTTTACGCGAATATGTACCAGGAGACCGCTTTTCGTGGATTCATTGGAAGTCTTTTGCAAAAACGCAAACGCTACAGTCTAAGGAGTTTGAGGATCGTCAATCTCAGGAACTTCTGTTAATGCTTGATGAAGGTGCTTCTCCATTATTTGAAGAGAAAATTGAGTTGGTAGCTTCGATGTTTAAAGCAATAGTGCAAGGTCGTGGAGAAATTTCTTTTGTGTCAACAGGCACGAAGACGAAAGTGTTCACTTCCATTCAAGGGGAAAAGCAACTAGATCGAGTGATGCAACATTTAGCTAGTGTAAAACCTCTTGAAAATGCACAATTCCAATTACGCGATCAACAAGTTTTTCAGCGTGTTGCAACACTTTTATATGTTACGAGTGATATATCAGATGAACTATTACATACTTTAGGTAATTCGGTGAAAAGCTGTATTTGTTTTGTTGTGACACAACAGACAGAAACACAGTCTGATGTAATAAAGCGTTATAAACATATTCAAGTCGTGTATGTAGACCCAACAGATTATTACCACTTGTTCACGGAGGTGATGAAGCCGTGA
- a CDS encoding tyrosine-type recombinase/integrase, with product MELIDDFELNQQVQERKKEYIALCRYRLNRWKDYMEEQFNITEIEGVKTIHIKRYIRFCQELGKEKAITINGSIATLRVFFNDLVEEEFLDETDNPMRRIKNLKEERKIIHTFNDEEVKRILRDVKEYTYSNVRDKLILIILFDTGIRVSELCDIKVQDVTSKHIVIHGKGSKQRLIYVSRIMRRYMRKYEALKKLRFKNKHPEEIADYYFLDQSAERLSRSRINKILKEHCKNAGVRKEVRCSPHDCRHYFAHKQLRNGTDIYSLSRLMGHYDTQITSNYLRGLEEETILQIGRIKSPLNKVRL from the coding sequence ATGGAACTGATAGATGATTTTGAATTGAATCAACAGGTTCAGGAACGGAAGAAGGAATATATTGCACTTTGTAGGTATCGTTTAAACCGCTGGAAAGACTACATGGAAGAACAGTTTAACATCACTGAAATTGAAGGTGTTAAAACCATTCATATTAAGCGATACATTCGTTTTTGTCAGGAGTTAGGTAAAGAGAAGGCAATTACAATCAACGGTAGTATAGCCACGCTAAGGGTGTTTTTTAATGACCTAGTTGAAGAAGAGTTTCTTGATGAAACGGACAATCCGATGAGAAGGATTAAGAATTTAAAAGAGGAACGTAAAATCATTCATACTTTTAATGACGAAGAAGTGAAACGGATTTTACGTGATGTAAAGGAGTATACGTATTCAAATGTACGTGACAAGTTGATTCTTATCATTTTATTCGATACAGGCATTCGTGTTAGCGAATTGTGTGACATTAAAGTACAAGATGTTACTAGTAAGCACATTGTCATTCACGGTAAAGGTTCGAAACAACGGTTAATTTATGTATCACGTATTATGAGAAGATATATGCGGAAGTACGAAGCGTTAAAAAAGTTACGATTCAAAAATAAGCATCCTGAAGAGATAGCAGACTATTACTTCTTAGACCAATCAGCTGAAAGATTATCAAGGTCTAGGATAAATAAAATTCTGAAAGAACATTGTAAAAATGCTGGTGTTAGGAAAGAAGTAAGGTGTTCACCACACGATTGTCGCCATTATTTCGCACATAAGCAATTAAGGAATGGTACAGACATCTATAGCCTTAGCCGTCTAATGGGGCATTATGATACCCAAATTACGTCTAACTATTTACGAGGATTAGAAGAAGAAACCATACTACAAATAGGGAGAATAAAGTCACCTTTAAACAAAGTACGACTATAA